In Cherax quadricarinatus isolate ZL_2023a chromosome 52, ASM3850222v1, whole genome shotgun sequence, the following proteins share a genomic window:
- the LOC128696883 gene encoding adhesive plaque matrix protein-like: MMALFGMVWLLKVRKHLRHCAHCRAHLRTCAHCRARPSPSLPSIVNSRDSTKESCAQDTASQTSPPEHERGRITLDLVAHRPPRDDDSDDPDVASGDGRDKDDTRTKEDEHQAENVESSEDSSQYLYTGRVSPTLPAPPPPPPRSPAPLPREGLRSPRRPHDPAISVAQQPCESAAGSLASRVCSMYGQERDEPACERRRSFSSLKRRSLPEGEEVEGVGVRTATLPRQGSSGAGYRFCYTPGHTHPYACPPLAGSSPHLPLYTHQDAHTPTPTTPHTHTTQAAHHQRETHPAHHPRDAPQPAHHPRDAPQPAHHSRDAPQPAHHPQVTLDPRYLPGESLEGAYGGSDSSRSSHSGSRSTYSDQSLPPPLPFSEGAIHYLPTPASTHAPASTHAPASTHTPTPASTHAATQYHAIYPRHGSVDGGYGRRSSIPGAPCPPGQRGVHYWDGVWSIPTSSTLTTFLGAEYPSYDPTTVPGRDRRPHAHARARSSSRSRSSPPLGARSHSRSPSRHLGRVDLLEECGAAEGGRRVAWEVEGGAAGKAVRTPTHQWAAQPASRASYCALHGYSRHKGKSFNTHPPALLPPIRPPPTRPPPARPPPVRPLQLTFS, from the coding sequence ATGATGGCTCTCTTTGGGATGGTCTGGCTCCTCAAGGTCCGCAAGCACTTGCGCCACTGCGCCCACTGCCGGGCTCACCTGAGGACTTGTGCTCACTGTCGAGCACGACCTTCACCCTCGCTGCCGTCCATTGTCAATTCCAGAGACTCGACCAAGGAGTCGTGCGCACAGGACACTGCCTCGCAGACCTCCCCTCCAGAGCACGAGCGAGGCAGGATCACCTTGGACCTGGTGGCCCACCGCCCTCCCCGGGACGATGACAGTGACGACCCCGATGTGGCCAGTGGGGATGGCAGGGACAAGGACGATACTAGGACGAAGGAAGACGAACACCAGGCGGAGAATGTCGAAAGCTCCGAAGACTCGAGTCAATACCTGTACACGGGGCGAGTGTCTCCCACTTTACCTGCTCCCCCGCCACCCCCGCCCCGAAGTCCAGCCCCGCTACCTAGGGAAGGCCTCAGGTCACCCCGGAGACCTCACGATCCAGCGATAAGCGTAGCACAGCAACCGTGTGAGAGCGCGGCCGGCTCGCTAGCCAGCCGGGTGTGTAGTATGTATGGGCAGGAGCGTGACGAGCCAGCTTGCGAGCGGCGCAGATCTTTCAGCTCGCTGAAGAGGCGCAGTCTTCCCGAGGGCGAGGAAGTGGAGGGCGTGGGCGTGAGGACCGCCACTCTGCCCCGCCAGGGGTCCTCAGGAGCGGGGTACCGCTTCTGTTACACGCCGGGGCACACCCACCCGTACGCCTGCCCACCCCTAGCCGGCTCCTCGCCCCACCTGCCTCTCTACACCCACCAGGACGCCCATACCCCCACCCCTAcaacccctcacacccacactacacaggCTGCCCATCATCAGCGAGAGACTCACCCCGCCCACCACCCTAGGGATGCCCCACAGCCCGCCCACCACCCGCGGGACGCCCCACAGCCCGCCCACCACTCGCGGGACGCTCCACAGCCCGCCCACCACCCACAGGTGACACTGGACCCCCGCTACCTACCTGGAGAGAGCCTGGAGGGAGCATATGGAGGTTCTGACTCCAGTCGTAGCTCCCACAGCGGCTCCAGAAGCACTTACAGTGATCAAAGTCTgccaccacccctccccttctcagAGGGGGCAATCCACTACCTCCCCACCCCGGCTTCCACCCACGCACCCGCCTCCACCCACGCACCTGcctccacccacacccccacccccgcctCCACCCACGCCGCTACCCAGTACCACGCCATCTACCCACGCCACGGTAGTGTAGACGGCGGGTACGGACGTCGGTCTAGTATTCCGGGGGCGCCGTGCCCTCCGGGGCAGCGTGGGGTACACTACTGGGATGGGGTGTGGTCCATTCCTACCagctccaccctcaccaccttccTGGGGGCAGAGTACCCCAGCTACGACCCCACCACCGTACCGGGGCGTGACCGCCGCCCCCACGCCCACGCTCGCGCCCGCAGCTCTTCCAGGTCCCGCAGTTCGCCGCCTCTTGGCGCCCGCAGCCACTCCCGCAGCCCCAGTAGACACCTTGGGCGGGTGGACCTGCTGGAGGAATGCGGAGCGGCGGAGGGCGGGCGTCGGGTGGCgtgggaggtggaaggagggGCGGCGGGGAAGGCGGTAAGGACGCCCACCCACCAGTGGGCGGCTCAGCCAGCGTCCAGGGCGTCCTACTGCGCTCTACACGGCTACAGCAGACATAAAGGTAAGTCCTTTAATACCCACCCACCTGCACTCCTACCACCCATacgcccaccacccacacgcCCACCACCCGCACGCCCACCACCCGTACGCCCACTACAGCTTACATTTTCCTAA